The Mastacembelus armatus chromosome 13, fMasArm1.2, whole genome shotgun sequence DNA segment TTGTAGCCCAGTGTCCAATAGATGTACAACATCCTTGCTGATTTTGCAGGATGTTGTTTGTGGTGCTATTTAATTGTATTGTGTTATACAGAGATATTTCTAATATTATACTttcaggactgttgtattagattGCATTAGATCTTCATAGGCAATTGGCAACTGACTATAGATTCAATATGAGTGTGACGTTTTCCTTTAAAGGGGGAAGATGTACCTGTGTTACATCATTGAAGTTACCATGTCCTAGACAGCCATTGCTTCCACTTCCAAACGTCATGATAATGCCCCTGTCTGCAAATAGAAAATAAGGAGTAGTGATTAAAGGTACTTTTAGTAGGCTAGTGTAGGTGTATTCTTATATGGACCCACAGAATACTTCTAATTCCCTATCTAGGTAACACTAATCTGTGTCACTACAGTGAAAAGTGATGAAGGAGAAGCACCTGGGCTGAGAGAAAGGCTCTTAAATCCTGTGTTATCCGCTTTGCAATGAGATTAAATACAGAGAATGACAGCAGCCtcttaaaacactgacaatttGTGCTCAAGAAAACTTACTTCCATATCGCTTAGGAGGCATGGAGAGGTTTATTGTACACGTGGGTTCACACAATCTGATCAAGTCTATAAAAAGAGCTGACTGTAGCCACTCTTTTATAGAGTACTTACACTCAAATGCTGCCTCAGTGTGTCCAGCCATGTGGTGCAGTATGTGTGAGTGCAGAAGGCAGAGAATTAACATTGATTTCCTATAGCAGAGCTCCCTGATAGGCTAACTGGGAATAGCTGTGATCTCTCTGATGGCTACCCAAACACAAATGGCCAACAAACCTGTCATGCAGGTGGTGAAGAGATCACCACAGGACACGGACTTGATAGTTACTCCAGACTGACCCTCCAGGAAGCGAGAAATGAACAGGGGCTGCATCTGCTCCACCACACCGGGCAGACTGGCCTCCCCACATCCGACTGACGGAGTCTGTGACAATAAATCATTAGTAGTCTGGGGTGCACACGATACTTACATTTTATGGTAGCACTAGGGTGACAATGCAACTGTTCCCTGGAAAACATAAGTCACTACAAATTTTAAGATGAAAATCCAGTTGTCCACCATTATATATCATCAATCTGTGATGTTGAGGTCCTTTAagtagttattttattattaggcACCCTAGACATGGGTGCCACCCTACCTCATGGCTAAAAAAAGGATGTACTGTATtgtcttttttaacaaaaatacacTCAATGGCCACTTTACTGGATATATTTGCAAAATCAAAGGCAATATAATACGACTGAtctaatacaaaaaaaaaataatgctgtgTTATGTGTAATAATTCAattgctgtctgtgtttattattgAGGTTGTAGCTTGTAGTGCTGTTGAATTGGACTGCATTATATTAAGAGGTGTTTCTAACACATTATCCACCCGATTTGCAACCATCAGAGGGGatgaacattaaaaacacatttcaataaAACACAGTCCATTACAACAACACCACTATGACCTCAATAACAGATATTTAGTTTAAGTAACACCTCACATGTGACACTGTCAACAACTGATGACtactatgtaaaaaaaaaaaactacttaaGTGGCCAGGTAttgtacatttacataaaagCTGTCAACTATATTTGGCTGGTTTTTGGGTCATCATTCCTTCATAATGCATTATGGCAGACAATTAAAAAAGCAGCTTTGTAACatatttttaactgaaatatgttaaaacatAAAGGTTTACACAGACCTCCCAAGTAATCAGACGTCCTGACCTGGTGACTCCCATCTTTTGAGTACGGCCCAGAGACACCTGAAGCACTTCAGTGTTGAGCATTGGCAGGCGGAGAGGCGCTGAGATGCCACTACCCCACGTATACACTGAAGACAGGGGGAGGGAATGCACCTTTCCTGATCCTATACCAACTGATCCTGCCGTTTCAGCCCAAGACATAACAGTCAAATGTGAAACTAAAGTAATAAATTTTGCAGCTAGTTCGTGTGTCAAAAAATAGTATAATGGGCCTCACCTCTTGACCTGTTGGTAGGAATTCTCCCTCCTGGTCGACCTTGAGGACCGCTTTGCACAGTAGATAGTGGTTTTTCAATCCTGAAACATTTCAGaggtgatttttgttttgcatataaATGAACTACAGAACTACATTTTAGCCTAAATGCACAGTTCTCTTAAAAAAGTCTATTTATTACTTATGCATTAAGGTCGAACCTGCGCATTTTGACATTGCCTATGTCCGTGTAAAGATTAAGCAGAGGCCTGATGCATATGGGGAGAGCCATTATTTCATTGAGTTGAGGTCGTTTGGATGGATCCAGATTTAGCATGTTGAGGATGAGCTGTCTGAGTTCTGGGCTGTACCGGTCTGAAATTGGAGCAAATGTGCCACTCATAATCTTCAGAACGAGAGCGGGTAGATTCTGAAAGCAACATTAAAGAGCATCACAGAATTACAAAATGCACtataaatatgtgaaaaaattccaatccatccatccatccatccatccatccatccatccatccatcatctatacccgcttattcctaaccagggtcacggggatctgctagagcctaaAAATCCCAATCTTTTACCCAAAATACTAAACAATgcataaaatacacacacatttatcatgAGACAACCTGTAGCTGTAGCTCTTGTGGTTGTTATGATTGCTGCATTGTCTACACTCAGCTATCTTTTATGTACAGAGtaacaataacacaataaaaattatTGATATCATTACATCCACATAAGCAAgggattattttaaaaatgaattcagtacagcGGCTTCGAATGCTCTCTTAAGACTGGCAAGCTCATAGAGGACACAGCCCAGAGCCCAGATGTCACTCTTCTGGTTATATGGCTTTCCTTCACACAGCTCTGGGGAAATGTAGCAGGGAGTCCCAACCACctgcaaagtgaaaacatgagGCATTAATTTATGCTGTCATATGTTATAATTGAACATATCAAGATATGTACAGTGCCAGAGGAATAACTCACAGTGTAGGCTTTGCTCTTGCTAACAAGGATTTTGGAGATGCCAAAGTCACCAATTTTGACAATCATTTGGTGCTTATCAAGTAGAATATTCTGTGTCTTGAGGTCTCTGTGCAGGATGAGTTTATTGTGGACATGATACAAGGCAAGTAAGATCTGTACAAAGAAGTGAAGGATGGTGTCCTCATCCAGCAGAGAATTGCAGCGCTTCTGTATATATTCAGCCAAGGTCCCACCtacaagaagaaaacaaaaaagaaaaataaataataaaaatgcttttggTTTATTCAAATTACTGGATTGAGTGAATGGCAGTGAAATGGAAACATGAAAGCCACAAAGCAACTAATTTAACAGGCTTTAAGATTACAATAGGTGCAATTTTTGCCAAGTGAAATGTCAACAAAGATCCACAAAATAGCAATTTATCTATGAAAATACAGTTGCAAGAAGAAGTAATGGTATTGTTTGCAATTtactggttttctgcataaattgttCATGAAATGTGATATGATCTTTACAGTCATAGATATCAACACAATATTTCTAAACTGATGAAATGCTAACAGTCCtgatctttcatgtctttattcacTCAAACAGTAACAGTTATGTACTGTAACAGAAATGTTACCTCATCACATTATTCCTTTAAAACACCACCATGCATACTGATATTAGGTGTTATCTTTTAGTCTTCCCAGGCCTTACATGGGAACTAAACTTAGTATGAAGCcctgcagcaaaaaaaacatgGGAAAAGTGAAGAGTTATACAATGAACAAAAGCGGGTCATGTAATAAGATATTACAATAAGCCTACCTGGTGCATATTCCATAGCAATCATAAGGGCCTTGTCCTCCAGGAAGTTCTCATAATATTCTATGATATTTGGATGGTTGAGCAGCTTCAGCACCTGACACTCGTTCTGAGCTGCGAGGCGTTCATCTCGTGACATCTGCTCCACTGGAATCTCCTTCAAGATGACAAAAGCCCCGTCGCTGCGCCTGCGGCACAGGTGAACAATCCTGACACAGTAGGAAAATGGAGATGTATGGAGATGGAaaattagatttagattttgttCCATAAACAATATAGTGGGATGAATTGTGCAAGTTTATATTGACAAATGTCACGTGATAACTGGTTCTGTTACTGACAAGCACAGAAAAAACAGTAGAATATTCCACTTGTCTTTTCTGTGCTTGTGATGGTGAATCACCAGTGTAAAAGTACTTAAGTccttcattaaatattttttagatAAAATCtgctaaaaatattaaaagtaaaagcatatattttgaaaaatgtttcgTGTCATATCTATATGTTCATAATTTATCAATTCACTGCTGGTATAATAACTTCCTTGCTTCAGCTCATTATTTGTGATAACAGGTAATTTATGTTTCCCCTCTGGAAGGCCAAGACATTAACAGTCAGACAATAATCCAAAGCAAATTgagaaaaaatacagatttaCATTATGTACTACATGTTAACTTAATGTGTATGTGAGACAAAACACACCTTGTTAAAACAGACCCTAAATGTTTTCATCAAACTGCCATGTGGGGCCTTTAAAAAGATTATGGCACTTTATGTGCTGTCAGTAGGGATGTTATCCATGTAAACTATTAACTTGCAagttacatacatacatgcaggTCCTGAAGTACAAGATCAGCCTTTAAAAGGTTGCAGATTATATATACATTGTTTGTGAAAATGGAAATGCTCAAGTGAAGTACCAGTTGTGAAAGTATGGTTGTACAGAACCATACTTTGTGATTGTGAACGCAATTTGTGACTCACTTCTGCTCAGTTTTTCATCACTAAATAGGCCAAAATACATGAACCAGTGAGCTACCATCTTCTTTATATAACTACAGCTATGCTCATAAACTCACATTCCTCTGGGCCAAAgattcacacatgcacaagttttaatgtctgtttgccAGAGgttatatttactttatttactttCACTTCTAAACATGTGCTCTGCCCAAATCTTTGACGTACAATTCATCTCCCTTCACTTTTTAACCATAAAAAAGGTACTGGCATTGGTGACCGCTATATCTGTATTTAGCTAACGTTACTGTATCATTTGAATGCCAACAGCATTTTGTTAGTAACGTTACATTAACCGGGAGCTATTTCTTATAAGGGAGCACACAAACTTTAGTTTAACGCTAACgttataaaatgttttactttataCATCAAGGGATTTGAGTTATCACCAACCTCACTAATGTTACTAGCCTAGCTAAAGTGTATAACTACATTTTGAAACTTGTTAAATGCCTAACGTCACACAAACTAGCGCAAAGCTTGCTCATGTATTTAACTAGTTTATAATACACTGTGCCGGAGGCTCCGTCACTTTTCCAGACTAGTCTTCCTCTGAGGGTGGCACACACTGGCTGCGGTTTTGAGGGAAAACCGAGGCCTTACAGAGTCCTGTCTTTCGTAGTTCACGCCTGACAACGCCGTAATTCCCAACAGACAGACGTGTATAACACATGCCAGCAAAAAAGGGTAGTTAAGTAAAGCCAGAGTTTACCCGAAAGCTCCTCTTCCAACAACTTTAATTTTCTCATACTTCTCCATCGCCGCTGGTAAACGTTTCCGCCGTCTCCAGGCAACCCCACAACTACAGCAAACAGCGAAGGACAAAAAGGCGAAGAGACCCTCGACTGCTGTGCAAGAGGTAGACACACATGGCAAACACGATGAGGATGCTCAGGAGTTACAGTGATGAATACACTGGCGACACAAATTgctaaatattaaaaataaattaaaataattaaaataaaaaaacataaaatgtatcaATAATATAGGAAGCGATTTAGAAAAGAAACGGTAGCaagcaaacactttttctgTTCTCTACTACAGTAAGCTACACGTCCTACCAAAGCAGAAATAGCCTGCTGTTATATCCATAACATATGAATTCTAGTATAAATGTATAATAGGCATGTATGCTTTATGAAACAATGTTCATAAAATATATTgccaataaatatttttgattattcATTAAAAAGTTAGTAGATTTTTATTCATCAGGATCCCAAAAAAGAAACAGGGttcaaatagatttttaaattgaattttaaaGTACTTTAATGTCCCTTAAGGGAGAAGATAAGGcaatttttcaaacaaaagtaCTCATAAACCATTCATTTTCAGTCTAATCTCTTCTATAAAAAAACTAAGCTTCATTTAATTTGGCATTCAGGAAATATACAACCTCTTCTTAGTGTCATTAGCTCAAGGTATCCATAGAGAAGATGTGTGGTGACATCAAGAGCCCTGACTTTGTATTAAATTGTTCTATAGGGATCTGTATGTGTTTCCAGAAATGTAGGCGCTTTGGTTAACAAAACTTTGCAATCAGTTTTGgcacttttgaaaaaaaaatagcaaagatATTGTggcaaaaatataaaagttaCAAACTTCAGGCAAACAATGGTCGTATGTTCACTAAAcctttgaaatcatttttctgGTCGTTAatgaaattgtaaaaatgagaaaaaattcaaatactgtacatgtagcCATAATCTGCCAGTCAAACTCTATCAGACTGTTAAAAGTTACAACTACGGAAGAGAGATCTTGCATTTTGTTACCTTGATTCAGTTGTATGCTGTCTGACAGGAAACAAATCACTGGCAGTGAAAACTGAAATGGAGACAGTGAGGCAGTTAGGAGAAACAGTGAGACAGATGATTAGCGTTTTGAGCTTGAACCTCAGTGTGCAATCTTACATCCTGACGCCGGGTGATTATAAAGCACTTTCCTATGTCTGAGATGAACGGAAAGCGGACTGCACAATCACTTCTTCCCCTCTATGCAATGATGGGGATAATAGATGTGCTGTGACAAAGTCTGCTCTGTGTTGTGCtgatgtacattttttttcattttttaatttcaattttttattttatgtattcatACAATTTGCAGTTGTTCAAATAAAGATTTGTGTGTGGGAAAACAGATGAGTAGGTGGTTTCACAAGCAATAGTTTGTCAGTCTCAGGGATATAATATCTCAACAGAGAATACCTAAAAGAGCCTTGTCATATACATGGGACATCTCAGACCAGCTTAGTGACATATTTGGCCTtgtgctgctgtctgctgtcaGCAGTAGATCTGTTGCTAGACATGCTAGTCAGTGTCCAGGAATGTACTGTGGAGGATAGTGAAATTGATGCGAAACTGGTACGAAGCTGTGCCTGAACTTTTGGAGATTACTCAAGACGCTTCACAGGAAGTTGTGGGAGAGGTTGTTTAATTATAGTGATGGTTTCACCGTTGTCATTGTTCTTTGATATAATGACATGATGGTATGAAAAGCATGGgtgcaaataataaaatgaatgaggGCTGAATGATTAATGTTACCTGCAACTGCGCTTCTTCTTCTGCTAAGACAAGTCGAAATGGCTGCTGTGAAAAAACTGTAGGCCTACtgtatttatgctgtttttcactgtttatgaAATAacccatgtttttttctgttattttacaaGGTTTGGTTTTTGTAAAATCACCTTAAAATAGTTGACTTGTGTTAGTTATAATAATAGTTGCTAAGTGCTAAATAAAGAAACCAACTAAATGGCTTTTaatcttaataataaaatgtcctTTAATTGACAgaaattcttttttctttaaaagaaaaaaaaaacttcacaattactttatttaataataaataaggaaaaaaaacaggtataatttaCTATaaatccactttttttttttaaatctacagtgGAAAATTGTCACTTTACTGCCCAAGACCAAAAATGAATCTTCAGTGGCCAAGACAGACCTATTTTTGTTTGGCTATTTACAATGTGCTTGCTGGAAATCAATTACTCTCAGCATTTTGTCTCTGTTGGCTGCTGGCAGAGCCTCCACTGAAGCCCTCAGGGGAAAGAAAAATAACCACAAGATAAATATGGGGCTGAATGGGGCATAAAGATCACATGACACTAGGACATCTACTCAAGAACTCAACAAACGCTTTGCGCTGTGTTCACTGTGACCTGGGTTCACAACAACAGCTACTAGTGCATGAAACCTTTTTAATGGACCGTTGCACCTTCTGTCAGATCTTTTTTTGGAAAACAGAGCCTCTGAGGAATTGTTGGTTTTATATGAGAGCTCCCATTCTCTTACACCACAACAAACTAACCATGGCAAGTCAACCAGGAAACATGAGCCACGGTATTAAATTACCTTTCTCTTTCTAGCCGCAGGGTGTTTTGTTATAGAAGGCCCTGCATTCAAAGGATATAATTAGATCAATTATATGGTTCATCTTTCTTGTTTCAAGTTCCATACTTTAGCGAAAGATAAAAGCAGCATTTGATTGACCCTGATGCACTCAATACAAACAGGAAGATCCCACACATTCAGTTGATCTCATATAATtaactacatttttattaattactgaGAGCAGTGTAATTGAGAATCACCTTATGGAAACCATATTATACATCACAGGGAATATTCCACAACAATTAAAAAATCGCAGCCTCAAAACTGTAGTGCTTCCTGTAGGTATTAAATCTTAGATGCCCCTAATGGCTTGATAAAGAAACATGAGGAACTGAGCTGAAACCCAGAATCTGTTTATGTGAAATGCTTGTTCTTGAGGTGTTGCTGCCATCTGACGGTGAGGGTTTTATACTGCAGCCTGTGATCTGTGTGGTATATTTCTGAAAATAGAGGTGGATATTTGTGGTCAAATTTAAGAtgagaaaatggaaatggaaaccAATCTTACTGTAATAGCTAACTCACAGAGAAACGTAAGATTTCAACCAGCTTAGAATTATTTACAGCAGGGGAGAGGTTGAGCAGTAACAGGAAGTAAGAAAAGAGCCAGAGTTTAGTGACAATGAATGACACATCCCAAGTCTCAAGAGTAGGCAGTGGTACAGTTGTTTCAGTAGGTATTCAGAACTTCACCTTTTGCATTGTGCATTTACAAAGTGAAaggctgtttttatatttttttgcagatttatattaaaatcaaaaactgaaagcaaaacaattGGAATAAAGTCTACAAAAAtactgaatactttctgaaaaaACTGTACCTGCTTAGGTTTAGGGTAAGACATAActagttagggttagggcaaaGGTTATTACTTCTCAACCTCAAAGATAATAGTACACATATTCATTATTAACTAAAAAGGGCTTTACATTATTGCATTTTCtgagaaaatacattaaaacaccAGGTGCTGCTGTCAAATACATGGTGTTCCTTTCTTACAACCTACCCCACTACCAGGGTATAACATATGGTGGGTAAGTTGTAACAGTaggcaaaagaagaaaaaaaaagtaagaaaaaaagaaaaaataagaaaaaacagaggCCACACAATGTGATTGTCTTCAAAATGGGGTTTATTGAAATCAACAAACAATCCAGAATGTCAATGCCTGTCTCTTTCTGACTGACCATAACGCAAATCCACTTTCTGTTTGACTCAGgaaagtgtgtgcatgagaatgagagagagcatgtgaatgtttgtctgtgggtGTAACTTTGTCTACTAGAACAAACTTCCTTAACAGTATGTATGCTTAATGAACACTCTACTTCAATACACCTGTGCAAAGAACACTAAATGAGAAACAATGCAttgcgtgtttgtgtgtcattacGTGTCTGTTCTTAATCAGAGTCACAATGGTGAAAATAAGTGCTGGTAACCCTGGAGTGCAGGCTTGGTGAGGCCAGAGACTGCACTGGGCACATTTTACCCATACTTCTTTTGGCTTTGAGTTGCCTAATGACTCCATACAGACAGCACAAAAGTTTTCATCATCTGAGGTCTCAGAATCCTCAGCGTTGGCTTTCAAAATTTTCTTTGTggcctttctctccttttttttttttttttttttgccttcctTTACTTTTTCCTGAGATAATCTATCTTACATTTTTGgttcctcttctctgctcttcttACCTCAATGCTTGTTTCACTGTTGTATCAGTGGATATTTCAgattccctcttcctcctggTCCTATGACGTGCACCAACACAGTCTGCTGTCTGGATTGTTCTTACACCAGTTTCGTTTACATTCCATATGTCGCTTTCATCAAATTTGTAACTCTCAATGACCCGTCCAAGGCTGATGAGGAAACGTTTCACGTTTGTACAGTTAAAAAGTTGTGGCCTGTTTAAAAGGCTGATTGCATCTGGACTGCTCTTAGACAGTCTAAACTAAGCAAACCAGTCAGATCCTGCCATCTGATTCTCATCCCATGTTTGTGGGTGTTCGATGTTACATGTTACCAGTTAATATGCAAACTTGAAAGTGGAATAGAAAATCTGagtacaaagacacaaacatttttttttgtctgacacCTATGCTAGTGTTCAAGTCTACTCTAGTCTCTAGTGGCTAACCTGTCATATGCTTACCTCACATGGAGTCAGTCCATAATACAGGTCTCCAACACTGCCAACTCTGCATCTCAGAGACAACTTTGTTGCTGCTCCGGTAACCTACACTGGGAAGATCACTGGATTCCTGGTCTCTCAGCCTCTGCAGTGGTTTGCAGTATCTGCTCAGTGCTCAGTGCTGACTGACTTGCCCTTCCCTGTGACCTCATCAGAtgctatttttaaaacattggcAGGCACATCTCGCTCAGTCTTTCTCTTCCACTGCCTAGGCATTCTGTAAAATAATTACAATGAAAAAAGTTGTGTTAGTTGTATGTAAAGGGATGGCTGTAAGATGTGTTACAACCCACATCACAAATGCATCACATTTACCCTCCGAAACCAcaatttaaattaatataaatcaTATAACTGCAACTGTTTAAGTactaaaaaaaatcctcttgGTCAAAACATCTATCGTATACATTGTCCATTTTGATATACCAGTAGGTAAagtattttatttgcattttttttatattttgtgaaatTAAATAGTAAAATTAAGCAAAACACCCACAAATGTGATTCGGATAAACACTgaaatttctgaagaaattcataaatttaataaaatgaaaaaaatgtgtgaggATGTATAAGGATTcaaatttcacacacacacatctgtggtGCAGGTGTTAATGTGTCTTAAGGGCTTTAGGGCTTTTTGAATTTTACTCTTAGATCACTTCCTTTTTTCCCCACCAGGCTGCAGAGGGGCCTGCTGTGAGGAATGAGAGGTATGCTGTGTTTATGGAAAGAGCTATGACCAAGGAGAGAGGGAGTTACTGTTAAGTCTCCTATTTAACATACTAGATGTATATTGTTATGCCCCAAATATAACAAAGTTATACAACAATTTACATATATGTGTAATGTACTGAAGCCAGGATCTTAATGATAATACTCTATATTTTAGGGAAGTTCCTAAAATATTATGACCTTGGGGAAGTGCATCTGATCAGCTGAGTATGACATGATCTtaaataaattgtattatttagTTAACATCCTGGCAATAGCAAGAGATGATATGTGCAGAAGATTTCCAAGTCagacaagataaaaaaaaatagactacCAAGACCAACagtttaaaattattaaattaaacacTGTCATCTGCTAAAGGGGGAATTCTTGTAGTACCCTGGACTcttgcatgtaaaaaaaaaaaaaaaaaaaaaaagagctcaaAAGTCTAAGTACAGAAACTGGTCggtttaaatacatttatgtatCATCAGCATTAACATTGCCACTTATGCCACATTTGTGAAGTGGCCCAGCTTACAGCACACAAGTGAAAAATTAAAGGTGACCAATGAGTGACCCTTGAGGTACACCACAGGCCTCCATACCCAACTTAACAAAACCAATCAAGACTTTTATTCTTAATACAAACCCACGATTAGACTGAAACCATTTAGGCCTCATGGGACTTAAAGGGATAGCCTACTTATTTCTTGTCAGTCacaactaaaacaaacacatacctCATAAACGGATCGGTGTTTGTCTTCAGTGAACTGCATATGTTATGTTACATTTTGTTATTGATACCGTAATACTATCAGCGGACTTtggataaatatttattattttagtccTTTGTAGCCTTTAAGTGAAAAACGAAAAACACACGCGATGCTGGGAATAACTATTAGAGATACATTTGTTATCAACATTGTTGTTATTTACGCCTTTACGCGTAAAGACGCACGTTTAGGATGGCGCTGGTAGCCATAATTAAGAAGCTGCTATTTGAAGCTGCTCCATGGGTCTTTTTCAACATACTAACCTCAAAAATCACGTCTCAGCAGCCCTGCTCTGTGATAATGTCCCTTGCATAACATAATCGCAGCTCTCTGCCCCGCCTTGTTTTTGTGGGTAAAGGGAGCAGCAACAGCACCACCCACCCCCGCTCCCTCCCCACCACTAAACCCTTTATTCTGCACAGACAGGCGGGCTGAGAGCGGCGAATCGAAACGTAAAAAAGGCGCTACGCGAAGACAAACACCGTCGCACTGCAATGAGCTGTTACAGGGTCGCCTCCAAGCCTTCCTCTTCAGGCTGAGAATGTGAGAAGAACACGGCTGCCTATATCCGTCGGACATCGACCCTGAGGGAAGAAGATCAgaaaaaatttaataaaataaataaaaccagaggATCatctcctgcagctgcagcggcgtctcctctctctctctctctctgcagagcTCAGTCCTGGAGAACATTTCTCATTCACATACCGAGCGTATCCGTCCATCACGGGGTAAAGAGGACAGGAGAAAAAGCCAGCAGAGTGGTAGGACCGAGAGAGGGAGGTATACAGGATAAGAACGAGCGCCAAGATACAGAGGGAGAGCGGAggtggggaggagagaggatggAGGCCCTGCTTCCTGTGCTGAAGAGACACCCAGGCCCATCAGTGCT contains these protein-coding regions:
- the nek8 gene encoding serine/threonine-protein kinase Nek8 isoform X1 — its product is MEKYEKIKVVGRGAFGIVHLCRRRSDGAFVILKEIPVEQMSRDERLAAQNECQVLKLLNHPNIIEYYENFLEDKALMIAMEYAPGGTLAEYIQKRCNSLLDEDTILHFFVQILLALYHVHNKLILHRDLKTQNILLDKHQMIVKIGDFGISKILVSKSKAYTVVGTPCYISPELCEGKPYNQKSDIWALGCVLYELASLKRAFEAANLPALVLKIMSGTFAPISDRYSPELRQLILNMLNLDPSKRPQLNEIMALPICIRPLLNLYTDIGNVKMRRIEKPLSTVQSGPQGRPGGRIPTNRSRAGSVGIGSGKVHSLPLSSVYTWGSGISAPLRLPMLNTEVLQVSLGRTQKMGVTRSGRLITWETPSVGCGEASLPGVVEQMQPLFISRFLEGQSGVTIKSVSCGDLFTTCMTDRGIIMTFGSGSNGCLGHGNFNDVTQPKIVEALLGYELVQVSCGASHVLAVTNEREVFAWGRGDNGRLGLGTQDTHNSPQQVCLPVEFEAQRVVCGVDCSMIISTQYSIVACGSNRFNKLGLDKITTGDEPNPSNQIEEVHFYTPVQSAPLNSEKIVYIDIGTAHSVAVTERGQCFTFGSNQHGQMGCSSRRSSRVPYLVPRLRGITMAACGDAFTLAIGSEGEVYTWGKGARGRLGRKEEDSGIPKAVQLDESHPFTVTSVACCHGNTLLAVKPLLEEPVPR
- the nek8 gene encoding serine/threonine-protein kinase Nek8 isoform X3, whose product is MEKYEKIKVVGRGAFGIVHLCRRRSDGAFVILKEIPVEQMSRDERLAAQNECQVLKLLNHPNIIEYYENFLEDKALMIAMEYAPGGTLAEYIQKRCNSLLDEDTILHFFVQILLALYHVHNKLILHRDLKTQNILLDKHQMIVKIGDFGISKILVSKSKAYTVVGTPCYISPELCEGKPYNQKSDIWALGCVLYELASLKRAFEAANLPALVLKIMSGTFAPISDRYSPELRQLILNMLNLDPSKRPQLNEIMALPICIRPLLNLYTDIGNVKMRRIEKPLSTVQSGPQGRPGGRIPTNRSRAGSVGIGSGKVHSLPLSSVYTWGSGISAPLRLPMLNTEVLQVSLGRTQKMGVTRSGRLITWETPSVGCGEASLPGVVEQMQPLFISRFLEGQSGVTIKSVSCGDLFTTCMTDRGIIMTFGSGSNGCLGHGNFNDVTQPKIVEALLGYELVQVSCGASHVLAVTNEREVFAWGRGDNGRLGLGTQDTHNSPQQVCLPVEFEAQRVVCGVDCSMIISTQYSIVACGSNRFNKLGLDKITTGDEPNPSNQIEEVHFYTPVQSAPLNSEKIVYIDIGTAHSVAVTERGQCFTFGSNQHGQMGCSSRRSSRVPYLVPRLRGITMAACGDAFTLAIGSEGEVYTWGKGARGRLGRKEEDSGIPKAVQLDESHPFTVTSVACCHGNTLLAVKRYMETNMD
- the nek8 gene encoding serine/threonine-protein kinase Nek8 isoform X4, with translation MEKYEKIKVVGRGAFGIVHLCRRRSDGAFVILKEIPVEQMSRDERLAAQNECQVLKLLNHPNIIEYYENFLEDKALMIAMEYAPGGTLAEYIQKRCNSLLDEDTILHFFVQILLALYHVHNKLILHRDLKTQNILLDKHQMIVKIGDFGISKILVSKSKAYTVVGTPCYISPELCEGKPYNQKSDIWALGCVLYELASLKRAFEAANLPALVLKIMSGTFAPISDRYSPELRQLILNMLNLDPSKRPQLNEIMALPICIRPLLNLYTDIGNVKMRSGPQGRPGGRIPTNRSRAGSVGIGSGKVHSLPLSSVYTWGSGISAPLRLPMLNTEVLQVSLGRTQKMGVTRSGRLITWETPSVGCGEASLPGVVEQMQPLFISRFLEGQSGVTIKSVSCGDLFTTCMTDRGIIMTFGSGSNGCLGHGNFNDVTQPKIVEALLGYELVQVSCGASHVLAVTNEREVFAWGRGDNGRLGLGTQDTHNSPQQVCLPVEFEAQRVVCGVDCSMIISTQYSIVACGSNRFNKLGLDKITTGDEPNPSNQIEEVHFYTPVQSAPLNSEKIVYIDIGTAHSVAVTERGQCFTFGSNQHGQMGCSSRRSSRVPYLVPRLRGITMAACGDAFTLAIGSEGEVYTWGKGARGRLGRKEEDSGIPKAVQLDESHPFTVTSVACCHGNTLLAVKPLLEEPVPR
- the nek8 gene encoding serine/threonine-protein kinase Nek8 isoform X5 — protein: MIVKIGDFGISKILVSKSKAYTVVGTPCYISPELCEGKPYNQKSDIWALGCVLYELASLKRAFEAANLPALVLKIMSGTFAPISDRYSPELRQLILNMLNLDPSKRPQLNEIMALPICIRPLLNLYTDIGNVKMRRIEKPLSTVQSGPQGRPGGRIPTNRSRAGSVGIGSGKVHSLPLSSVYTWGSGISAPLRLPMLNTEVLQVSLGRTQKMGVTRSGRLITWETPSVGCGEASLPGVVEQMQPLFISRFLEGQSGVTIKSVSCGDLFTTCMTDRGIIMTFGSGSNGCLGHGNFNDVTQPKIVEALLGYELVQVSCGASHVLAVTNEREVFAWGRGDNGRLGLGTQDTHNSPQQVCLPVEFEAQRVVCGVDCSMIISTQYSIVACGSNRFNKLGLDKITTGDEPNPSNQIEEVHFYTPVQSAPLNSEKIVYIDIGTAHSVAVTERGQCFTFGSNQHGQMGCSSRRSSRVPYLVPRLRGITMAACGDAFTLAIGSEGEVYTWGKGARGRLGRKEEDSGIPKAVQLDESHPFTVTSVACCHGNTLLAVKPLLEEPVPR